A single region of the Plasmodium malariae genome assembly, chromosome: 7 genome encodes:
- the PmUG01_07026700 gene encoding ribonuclease H2 subunit C, putative gives MYSFFGEDTKEEEKLLQTILKSKDDELPDIVKEITTSHLVQRLKKKEEGSVKSESTDIFPIKNENSSVTNSEMEVITNKNKIKKKDYGMGQDHRKDDPHTSDELLNVYLNTNIFSFHIKRNGKINADVFFLPYKSKDNKDMITEYTYNYDYYDIYPKNIEMTNKCFHANKRKLEQSDELLPANKKVRVKQEVVEGEEGKEERHETDDMLNSSKKNNEHENTNFQKFLVHFRGRLFIGNNVKYAFFKTKTYLATIQNWEAAKREGEVVEREDEEGELLYANKKIQTYNLINDATYWKQDEYPDISDQNIQKLLFFLIVPPLKSYSEGEQTDHDVVF, from the coding sequence ATGTACTCCTTTTTTGGGGAAGATActaaagaagaagaaaagcTGCTGcaaacaattttaaaaagtaaggATGACGAATTACCTGACATTGTCAAAGAAATTACAACCTCCCATTTAGTCCAACGTTTgaagaaaaaggaagaggGAAGTGTTAAGAGTGAAAGCACTGATATATTTCCTATTAAAAACGAAAATAGTAGTGTTACTAATAGTGAAATGGAGGTGATAacaaataagaataagaTTAAGAAAAAGGATTATGGGATGGGGCAGGATCACAGGAAAGACGACCCCCACACATCTGACGAATTATTGAACGTCTATTTGAACACTAACATTTTTTCGTTTCACATAAAGAGAAATGGCAAAATTAATGCGGATGTTTTCTTTCTGCCATATAAGAGTAAAGATAATAAAGATATGATTACTGAGTATACGTATAATTATGACTATTACGATATTTAtccaaaaaatattgaaatgaCGAATAAGTGCTTTCATGCTAATAAGCGTAAATTAGAACAAAGCGACGAATTGTTACctgcaaataaaaaagtgaGAGTAAAGCAAGAGGTAGTTGAAGGTGAGGAGGGGAAAGAAGAGCGCCATGAAACTGACGATATGCTTAAtagttcaaaaaaaaataatgaacatgaaaatacaaattttcaaaaatttttggTACACTTCAGGGGGAGATTATTTATTGGCAATAATGTTAAGTACGCCTTTTTTAAGACAAAAACGTATTTAGCTACAATACAGAATTGGGAAGCGGCGAAACGGGAGGGTGAAGTAGTAGAACGGGAGGACGAAGAAGGGGAACTGTTGTATGCTAATAAGAAGATACAGACTTATAACTTAATTAATGATGCCACATACTGGAAGCAGGATGAATATCCTGATATATCGGatcaaaatattcaaaaacttctcttttttctgaTTGTACCACCTCTAAAGAGTTATAGTGAAGGAGAACAAACGGATCATGATGTCGTTTTTTAG
- the PmUG01_07026800 gene encoding conserved Plasmodium protein, unknown function, with translation MTIYKYSLSIKLFKKRQQSNLFAYLLNRRNVSYDTLAGIPWMSHSRITKTFERVSNEGPYDKITWEKLSERANKICASFDIKEIGRILYAYAKVKYRDVKIIYKFTELIKNKKIHQIDLLACAHISHALNNLNYFDKKLFVLIFNHIVQLKIKDNSFPVIITLNAYTRHSNDQSLRELSMELLIFFLKNFNKYKNNCTPQGLAMLLNSFCQVIKPSPEFLINQNDELKKICIEEKESNDEIHKTRERPNRQKDKKQYTHQHTQKRTEQHIQQRTQQYTQEGIEEGIEEGIEETPSFFFERKGGSNIITITHEEEKQNGGGNDQFVKYSEVHSDDKSICGGTYKRGMGDNEPIEMYSNKISSLNVNDNKEKEKNDEIEIDDVMNKYVYNESKLVERCAWQDDKSKWASSYTSNSEKLQRNHKTIFTDIAEKYDERNEGNEKYEEGKVSCKDISKNKSNERVKQTISVKEEDDKNDLINRQNCRELLKNYFLMLLIQITKNIEKMNTQSLSLIVNACCRIPFKVPYEFLKIISEEINKKIHFATIRHLSLIINAYIKLNIQTDPTYVSNVFTEIGKKVHSCDEQQLSFILSSIVYLRNNRSNVRKYNVSNQDISGSTDSSANNYDNGAYNYENSTHNYDNGAYNYENGTHNCDNGAYNYENGTHNCDNGAYNYENGTHKCDNDTKNIDYISNSHLMKEINGKVILNMRKMNISILCNILYYYTKLEIINEDIFYLFQIYLKKLIHTANLHDISLSSYILARNKIKNDKITKMIVNKSEEMLKGKIIHDAQKMKDVLILINSLSQMNIYSHVLAVHLHHIIHVNEEMLHSSEWIPYDHGASAAHAGYPKKWKQSISKSSNSDNSRNGSSTSPFGNLDTDIQNKIINKNIYISLKTLSLYKNCIQI, from the coding sequence ATgacaatatataaatacagcTTAAGCATAAAATTGTTTAAGAAGAGACAACAGAGCAATCTTTTTGCGTACTTACTAAACAGGAGAAATGTTTCCTACGATACATTAGCTGGTATTCCATGGATGAGTCATAGCAGAATTACCAAAACGTTTGAGAGGGTTTCGAATGAAGGTCCATATGATAAGATAACATGGGAAAAATTAAGTGAAAGGGCAAACAAAATTTGTGCTAGTTTtgatataaaagaaataggaagaatattatatgcatatgctaAGGTAAAATATAGAgatgttaaaataatttataaatttacagaattgataaaaaataaaaaaatacatcaGATTGATCTTTTAGCATGTGCACACATAAGTCATGcactaaataatttaaactattttgataaaaaactATTCGTATTAATATTCAATCATATTgtacaattaaaaattaaggaCAATTCGTTTCCAGTTATTATAACTCTAAATGCTTATACCAGACATAGTAATGATCAGTCATTACGCGAATTGTCTAtggaattattaattttttttttaaaaaattttaataagtataaaaaCAATTGTACTCCCCAAGGGTTAGCTATGCTGCTAAACTCCTTTTGTCAAGTTATCAAACCGTCCCCcgaatttttaataaatcaaaatgacgagttgaaaaaaatttgtatagAGGAAAAGGAGAGCAATGATGAGATTCATAAAACAAGGGAGAGGCCGAATAGGCAGAAGGATAAGAAGCAGTATACGCATCAGCATACCCAGAAGCGTACAGAGCAGCATATACAGCAGCGTACGCAGCAGTATACGCAGGAGGGGATTGAGGAGGGGATTGAGGAGGGGATTGAGGAGACTCcctcttttttctttgaaCGAAAGGGGGGCAGCAATATAATTACCATAACGCACGAAGAAGAGAAACAAAATGGTGGAGGTAACGATCAGTTTGTAAAATATAGTGAAGTCCATTCGGATGATAAGAGTATTTGTGGGGGAACGTACAAAAGAGGAATGGGTGACAATGAACCTATAGAAAtgtattcaaataaaataagctCTCTAAATGTGAATGAtaacaaagaaaaagagaaaaatgatgaaatagAAATAGACGATGTTATGAacaagtatgtatataacgAAAGTAAGCTGGTTGAAAGATGCGCGTGGCAAGATGATAAGAGTAAATGGGCATCATCATATACAAGTAATAGTGAAAAATTACAACGTAAccataaaacaatttttacaGATATAGCAGAAAAGTACGACGAACGTAATGAGGGAAacgaaaaatatgaagaaggGAAAGTTAGTTGCAAGGATATTAGCAAGAACAAGAGTAATGAAAGAGTAAAACAGACTATCAGTGTAAAAGAAGaggatgataaaaatgaCTTGATTAATAGACAAAATTGTAGAgagttattaaaaaattattttcttatgttattaatacaaataacTAAAAACATTGAAAAGATGAATACACAATCCTTGTCATTAATAGTTAATGCATGTTGTAGAATTCCTTTTAAAGTACcatatgaatttttaaaaataattagtgaagaaataaataaaaaaattcattttgcAACTATTCGACATTTGTCATTAATTATTAACGCGTACATAAAATTGAACATACAAACAGATCCCACATATGTGTCTAACGTATTTACAGAAATTGGAAAAAAGGTTCACTCTTGTGATGAGCAGCAGCTGAGTTTTATACTTAGCAGCATAGTGTATTTGCGCAATAACAGGAGTAATGTTCGTAAATATAACGTTAGTAATCAGGATATCAGTGGTAGCACTGATAGCAGTGCAAATAACTATGATAACGGTGCATATAACTATGAAAATAGTACACATAACTATGATAACGGTGCATATAACTATGAAAATGGTACACATAACTGTGATAACGGTGCATATAACTATGAAAATGGTACACATAACTGTGATAACGGTGCATATAACTATGAAAATGGTACACATAAGTGTGATAACGATACAAAGAACATTGATTACATTAGCAACTCGCATTTAATGAAAGAGATAAACGGAAAGGTTATCTTAAACAtgagaaaaatgaatatatctatcctgtgtaatattttatactattACACCAAACTGGAAATTATCAATGAagacatattttatttgtttcaaatttatctaaaaaaattaattcataCAGCTAATTTGCATGATATATCTTTATCATCTTATATCTTAGccagaaataaaattaaaaatgacaAGATAACAAAAATGATAGTAAACAAATCGGAGGAAATGTTAAAGGGTAAAATCATACACGATGCCCAAAAGATGAAGGATGttctaattttaataaatagtCTTAGTcagatgaatatatattcgCACGTACTAGCGGTTCATCTACATCACATCATTCATGTCAATGAGGAAATGCTTCACTCGTCTGAATGGATCCCTTATGATCATGGTGCTAGTGCTGCTCATGCAGGATACCCCAAAAAATGGAAGCAAAGTATTAGCAAAAGTAGCAATAGTGATAACAGTAGGAATGGTAGTTCAACTAGCCCGTTTGGTAACCTAGATACGGATATTCagaacaaaattataaataaaaatatttacatatcaCTGAAAACGTTATcactatataaaaattgcaTTCAAATTTGA